In one window of Capra hircus breed San Clemente chromosome 28, ASM170441v1, whole genome shotgun sequence DNA:
- the ZFAND4 gene encoding AN1-type zinc finger protein 4 isoform X2, translated as MGNRKDPPFFNEDNVGPFCYRLPFYDTMELFIETLTGTCFELRVSPFEAIISVKAKIQRLEGIPICQQHLIWNNMELEDDYCLNYYNISEGCTLKLVLAMRGGPINTSRVPVEDPLKEMAEYMESSRDEVWEKTSCNKQVTLLVYQEGDQLNFFRVVDRGDGTLTPLSESLSSGSVYSLYADEDEEIEPSPSGQQIIENSITMNKMKLLKAKMENMNLSKKPKKAVKVKPRPPIAPRPSSSSTAAARHRLLRVLPHIGQSCLPSPGSACLPASASRAASSSAAPPPADRPVSSITGDFLKEGGNWESYMLPHSSSGLKLPPQMPHTEFETDKELADTVHHLGSSLPRRTKHFSGKPSANDEDDTGLFPTSEGCATEEPLPPEAGSSASLTEGNAGEQSSGVGGTRKGNLESSLLNGDRGSKAREQHLKHAAKVLNGESEASVLSHRELSPHKNRLLSPLRCSAPTSLHNSLAKPQRQSRCFESGSLQSSASQHVLRSLDVRNITDSSFSRTTRFRAVKVDSTGKRSDIISKVEARDITEMANRASKEPMGFVNNIGFLASLARSASRDSLQSARGAGRLRTSGIGLSTNLQHFQEESLRRSSPQLETTEFFLENVLITSHL; from the exons GTATTCCCATCTGTCAGCAGCACTTAATTTGGAATAACATGGAACTTGAAGATGATTATTGCTTGAATTATTACAA CATTTCAGAAGGTTGTACCTTGAAGCTGGTTTTGGCTATGCGCGGTGGACCTATAAATACAAGTAGAG TTCCCGTGGAAGATCCGCTTAAGGAGATGGCTGAGTACATGGAGTCCAGCCGAGATGAGGTCTGGGAGAAGACCTCTTGCAACAAGCAAGTTACACTTTTGGTGTACCAAGAAGGAGATCAGTTGAATTTCTTCCGTGTAGTAGACAGGGGAGACGGCACTCTAACACCGTTATCTGAGTCTTTAAG TAGTGGTTCTGTGTATAGCTTGTATGCTGAtgaagatgaggaaatagagCCTTCTCCTTCTGGGCAACAGATAATTGAGAATTCAATAACTATGAATAAGATGAAGCTGCTGAAGGCTAAGATGGAGAACATGAATCTCAGCAAAAAG CCTAAGAAAGCTGTCAAGGTAAAACCTCGTCCACCCATAGCTCCTCGACCTTCTAGTAGTTCCACAGCAGCTGCTCGCCATAGATTGTTAAGAGTTCTTCCCCACATTGGGCAGTCTTGTTTACCTTCTCCTGGGAGCGCATGTCTGCCTGCCTCAGCCAGCAGAGCAGCTTCAAGTTCGGCAGCTCCACCCCCTGCTGATAGACCCGTATCATCTATCACTGGTGATTTTCTTAAGGAAGGTGGTAACTGGGAGAGTTACATGCTGCCTCATTCCAGTAGTGGCCTCAAACTACCACCTCAGATGCCTCATACGGAGTTTGAAACTGACAAAGAGCTTGCTGATACTGTTCACCATCTTGGATCGTCCCTGCCTAGGCGGACAAAGCACTTTTCGGGAAAGCCGTCAGCTAACGATGAGGATGACACTGGTTTATTTCCAACCTCAGAAGGGTGTGCCACTGAAGAGCCACTTCCACCTGAAGCGGGTTCGTCTGCTTCCCTTACAGAAGGGAATGCTGGTGAACAGAGCAGTGGCGTGGGAGGCACGCGGAAGGGAAACCTGGAATCCTCTCTCCTTAATGGGGATAGAGGCTCGAAAGCTAGAGAGCAGCATCTCAAGCACGCTGCAAAAGTGTTGAATGGTGAGTCAGAGGCTTCAGTTCTCAGCCACCGTGAATTAAGTCCTCACAAGAACAGACTCTTATCACCTCTTCGCTGTTCTGCACCAACGTCACTCCATAATTCTCTGGCGAAACCACAGAGACAGTCCAGATGTTTTGAGTCTGGGAGCCTCCAGTCTTCTGCTTCACAACACGTGCTTCGGTCATTGGATGTTCGAAATATAActgattcttctttctctaggACTACTCGCTTTCGAGCCGTTAAAGTTGATTCAACTGGGAAAAGATCTGATATTATTTCTAAAGTTGAGGCTCGGGATATCACAGAAATGGCTAACAGGGCATCCAAAGAGCCTATGGGTTTTGTAAATAATATAGGTTTTCTTGCTTCGCTGGCCCGGAGTGCAAGCAGAGACAGCTTACAGAGTGCACGTGGGGCAGGCAGGCTGCGGACCTCTGGAATTGGGCTGTCTACAAACCTCCAGCATTTTCAGGAAGAGAGCCTTAGGAGAAGTTCTCCTCAGTTAGAaactacagaatttttttta GAGAATGTTCTCATCACCTCCCACCTGTGA
- the ZFAND4 gene encoding AN1-type zinc finger protein 4 isoform X1, whose amino-acid sequence MGNRKDPPFFNEDNVGPFCYRLPFYDTMELFIETLTGTCFELRVSPFEAIISVKAKIQRLEGIPICQQHLIWNNMELEDDYCLNYYNISEGCTLKLVLAMRGGPINTSRVPVEDPLKEMAEYMESSRDEVWEKTSCNKQVTLLVYQEGDQLNFFRVVDRGDGTLTPLSESLSSGSVYSLYADEDEEIEPSPSGQQIIENSITMNKMKLLKAKMENMNLSKKPKKAVKVKPRPPIAPRPSSSSTAAARHRLLRVLPHIGQSCLPSPGSACLPASASRAASSSAAPPPADRPVSSITGDFLKEGGNWESYMLPHSSSGLKLPPQMPHTEFETDKELADTVHHLGSSLPRRTKHFSGKPSANDEDDTGLFPTSEGCATEEPLPPEAGSSASLTEGNAGEQSSGVGGTRKGNLESSLLNGDRGSKAREQHLKHAAKVLNGESEASVLSHRELSPHKNRLLSPLRCSAPTSLHNSLAKPQRQSRCFESGSLQSSASQHVLRSLDVRNITDSSFSRTTRFRAVKVDSTGKRSDIISKVEARDITEMANRASKEPMGFVNNIGFLASLARSASRDSLQSARGAGRLRTSGIGLSTNLQHFQEESLRRSSPQLETTEFFLSARGIGMNGNNTTSGKRVGECSHHLPPVKAPVQTKKKTTKHCFLCGKKTGLATSYECRCGNNFCASHRYAETHSCTYDYKSAGRRYLQEANPAVNAPKLPKI is encoded by the exons GTATTCCCATCTGTCAGCAGCACTTAATTTGGAATAACATGGAACTTGAAGATGATTATTGCTTGAATTATTACAA CATTTCAGAAGGTTGTACCTTGAAGCTGGTTTTGGCTATGCGCGGTGGACCTATAAATACAAGTAGAG TTCCCGTGGAAGATCCGCTTAAGGAGATGGCTGAGTACATGGAGTCCAGCCGAGATGAGGTCTGGGAGAAGACCTCTTGCAACAAGCAAGTTACACTTTTGGTGTACCAAGAAGGAGATCAGTTGAATTTCTTCCGTGTAGTAGACAGGGGAGACGGCACTCTAACACCGTTATCTGAGTCTTTAAG TAGTGGTTCTGTGTATAGCTTGTATGCTGAtgaagatgaggaaatagagCCTTCTCCTTCTGGGCAACAGATAATTGAGAATTCAATAACTATGAATAAGATGAAGCTGCTGAAGGCTAAGATGGAGAACATGAATCTCAGCAAAAAG CCTAAGAAAGCTGTCAAGGTAAAACCTCGTCCACCCATAGCTCCTCGACCTTCTAGTAGTTCCACAGCAGCTGCTCGCCATAGATTGTTAAGAGTTCTTCCCCACATTGGGCAGTCTTGTTTACCTTCTCCTGGGAGCGCATGTCTGCCTGCCTCAGCCAGCAGAGCAGCTTCAAGTTCGGCAGCTCCACCCCCTGCTGATAGACCCGTATCATCTATCACTGGTGATTTTCTTAAGGAAGGTGGTAACTGGGAGAGTTACATGCTGCCTCATTCCAGTAGTGGCCTCAAACTACCACCTCAGATGCCTCATACGGAGTTTGAAACTGACAAAGAGCTTGCTGATACTGTTCACCATCTTGGATCGTCCCTGCCTAGGCGGACAAAGCACTTTTCGGGAAAGCCGTCAGCTAACGATGAGGATGACACTGGTTTATTTCCAACCTCAGAAGGGTGTGCCACTGAAGAGCCACTTCCACCTGAAGCGGGTTCGTCTGCTTCCCTTACAGAAGGGAATGCTGGTGAACAGAGCAGTGGCGTGGGAGGCACGCGGAAGGGAAACCTGGAATCCTCTCTCCTTAATGGGGATAGAGGCTCGAAAGCTAGAGAGCAGCATCTCAAGCACGCTGCAAAAGTGTTGAATGGTGAGTCAGAGGCTTCAGTTCTCAGCCACCGTGAATTAAGTCCTCACAAGAACAGACTCTTATCACCTCTTCGCTGTTCTGCACCAACGTCACTCCATAATTCTCTGGCGAAACCACAGAGACAGTCCAGATGTTTTGAGTCTGGGAGCCTCCAGTCTTCTGCTTCACAACACGTGCTTCGGTCATTGGATGTTCGAAATATAActgattcttctttctctaggACTACTCGCTTTCGAGCCGTTAAAGTTGATTCAACTGGGAAAAGATCTGATATTATTTCTAAAGTTGAGGCTCGGGATATCACAGAAATGGCTAACAGGGCATCCAAAGAGCCTATGGGTTTTGTAAATAATATAGGTTTTCTTGCTTCGCTGGCCCGGAGTGCAAGCAGAGACAGCTTACAGAGTGCACGTGGGGCAGGCAGGCTGCGGACCTCTGGAATTGGGCTGTCTACAAACCTCCAGCATTTTCAGGAAGAGAGCCTTAGGAGAAGTTCTCCTCAGTTAGAaactacagaatttttttta TCTGCCCGTGGTATTGGAATGAATGGAAATAATACAACGTCAGGGAAAAGAGTAG GAGAATGTTCTCATCACCTCCCACCTGTGAAAGCCCCTGTTCAAACAAAGAAGAAGACAACAAAGCATTGTTTCCTTTGTGGAAAGAAAACTGGACTGGCTACTAGCTACGAGTGCAG ATGTGGAAACAACTTCTGTGCATCTCATCGGTATGCAGAAACTCACAGCTGTACCTATGATTACAAGAGTGCAGGGAGGAGATACTTACAGGAGGCAAATCCTGCGGTTAACGCACCAAAGCTTCCGAAAATCTAA